The following coding sequences lie in one Saccopteryx bilineata isolate mSacBil1 chromosome X, mSacBil1_pri_phased_curated, whole genome shotgun sequence genomic window:
- the TCEAL2 gene encoding transcription elongation factor A protein-like 2, with protein sequence MEKLCSENEGMPENQAMMQNEQPQNTGKPEVAHALEDKENLENEGKRESKGKTEEEEIRAVKENPDNVANPKDGKPLTEGKPLILGKLENQGKPKEEKKQESEVEPKEEGKQESEGKPKEEGKQESEGKPKEEGKQESEGKPKEEGKQESNEKPKEEGKQESEGKPKEEGKQESNEKPKEEGKSESEEKPKEEGKSESHEKPKEEGKPKIKGEPVTEGKPKEEGKPAIEPRVAGKRPAWGDVPRSAKRKSSQGLAQCLKEYKEAIHDMHLSNEEMIREFDEMARVEDEMKKTRRLLGGKGFMDVKMFKDPFHPRGPR encoded by the coding sequence ATGGAAAAACTATGCAGTGAAAATGAAGGAATGCCTGAAAACCAAGCAATGATGCAAAATGAACAGCCTCAGAATACTGGGAAGCCAGAAGTAGCTCATGCTCTGGAAGACAAGGAAAACTTAGaaaatgagggaaagagagaaagcaagggaaagacagaagaagaggaaataagaGCGGTTAAGGAAAATCCAGACAATGTGGCAAACCCAAAAGATGGAAAGCCACTGACTGAGGGAAAGCCATTGATCTTGGGGAAACTAGAAAACCAGGGAaagccaaaggaagaaaaaaaacaggagagtGAGGTAGAgccaaaggaagaaggaaaacaagagagTGAGGGAAAGCCAAAGGAAGAAGGTAAGCAGGAGAGTGAGGGAAAgccaaaggaagaaggaaaacaagagagtgagggaaagccaaaggaagaaggaaagcaggagagcaacgaaaagccaaaggaagaaggaaaacaagagagtgagggaaagccaaaggaagaaggaaagcaggagagcaacgaaaagccaaaagaagaaggaaaatcagAGAGTGAAGAAAAgccaaaagaggaaggaaaatcaGAGAGCCACGAAAAgccaaaggaagaaggaaaaccaaAGATCAAGGGAGAGCCGGTGACTGAGGGAAAgccaaaagaagaaggaaaaccagCCATTGAACCAAGGGTTGCAGGAAAGCGCCCAGCTTGGGGTGATGTCCCCAGGAGTGCCAAAAGAAAATCCAGCCAGGGGCTGGCTCAGTGCCTCAAGGAATACAAGGAGGCCATCCACGATATGCATCTGAGCAATGAGGAGATGATAAGGGAGTTTGATGAGATGGCTAGGGTAGAGGATGAGATGAAGAAAACCAGAAGGTTATTGGGGGGAAAGGGTTTTATGGATGTAAAAATGTTTAAGGACCCCTTTCACCCGAGGGGCCCAAGGTAA